The following is a genomic window from Aphis gossypii isolate Hap1 chromosome X, ASM2018417v2, whole genome shotgun sequence.
CAGAGTGTaagcaaatttttatatgtggGCAAAGATAAAAATTGTCGCCTACTGCGGCCTAatcttgttttataatttttttcttatagatATGCcgcgatttatatatatagatataaattttgCCGCCGTAGGCTTGGGCCTCCGTCGCCTACGCCTATAACCGGCCCTGAATTACGATTTACCGGAGCACTTCAGTGTGCAATTGTtacaaaaatttgtaatttttataagtaattttggctattttgaattatttccaTCCGCCATTGAGTCTGATTCTAGTATTGTACACAACTAAAAGATTGAAATGctaatttaatcaaacaatataataaatcgaatTCGACGATTCACGATCACCAAGAGACATAGAGTACCGtgttaatattctataaatacataggttatgatattattgagtCTTTGAAATTGGCCAACATTACACCTGAGATTTTGTACTTACAGCGCAAAAATTTCGAATCGAACTGTTCGATATCTTCGtttaataataggttttttaaattcagtttttattttattaattattactacccTTAAACTCTATGAATGTTCATCTATGTgactatgtatatttataaaacatgtaaaagtattttattaaaaattaaaatgtataaatcagTGGCGGTTTTGAGGGTGAGGAAAGTGAGGCAGTGCCTCACCTAAaattttgtagtaaataatacCCTAAAAGTATCATTCATAGCTCACCGATAGCACACATTTCGCTAACAATTTTTGACGTATTTAtggttttgtttgaaaaaaataatcttgtttacgatgtttaataatatgtaattatcatttattttactattgtataatattattccgcgTTTATTACCAAAAATAGTGATAAATCGATAAGAAATGTacgaaataattaagtatgaaATGAATGAGAGAGACAGAGAGTCAACTAGCGGAAGCGTGAGCGTCGACACTCCACACGTATTTCATTCTCCTTGGTAAACCACCGTCGTTTTTTTCTCCATGTCCACGACCAGATTAGGTGCATTGGTACTGTGCACGGTTAAAGATTTTATCGTAGACAATTCGTAGTACGGTGTAAATCGGTTATCGCTGTTTGCCGTGTGCTGTCTAGGTTTCGAATTtccgatattaattaattcaaaccaggtttaagaataataaaaacaagtattaagaaatattaaaatatttgaaatcgcATTATCATAATCATTTGTTAGTCGTGTGTTGTGACGCCACGGGCATAATCGTCCCCGTCATTGCTCGTTTATGAGAAATTGATTTATCGTACGGTTTTCGTTTAATATCGTCGTATTCACATAATACATACCGCTCGCACAATGGCCGTTCAATGTCAAGTAGTCGATTTATCACATGTAGATTTTAATACCAGTGATGGTGTTGAGGTACTGTCTTCATTTGAAGACATGAACCTCCGGGAAGATCTCATTCGCGGCATGTACGCATACGGTAAGTCTCATTGAACACCGCTGTCATGGGTCCAGACGGTCCAGTTAGGATGCACCACACATACatatctgtattttttttatttaggctTTGAACAGCCTTCGGCCATCCAACAGCGTGCCATAATGCCAATGATCAAAGGACGCGACGTTATAGCCCAAGCCCAGTCGGGTACTGGCAAGACGGCCACAATTTCAATTGCTATGTTACAATCCATTGACTTTGAGCTTAGAGACACGCAAGTGTTATGTCTTTCGCCAACTCGAGAGCTAGCCATACAAATTCAAAaggtatgtaatttttaaatgtataatgttttccTCCCTAGTCCCTATTGTACTGTATTACCTACaattatatgaaatgtaaTAAAGCTGCTTTGAATCATTTTACAACAATAGGTAATTGAATTGGTTGAGAAATGTTGGTACTACTATGTGTACTGATATGCtgcttaataaatttagtatttactaaaataagtaacatatattaacataatatattctaataaactTAAGTATTGTACTCGGTGGTTGATGTTTTTATGCAGAGACATACTATTTATGGTAGACTTGCACATGATTGACTCAATGGTTGGTAATAAATGGGTATTGCTTGATGTTTGCTAGTCTAAGTCACTAGTAAGTATTTTTCTCAAAGTTGAATAGagtattaattaagttataatataaacatataaacttATGTATGACATATGTATGTTCATACAtacgtataaagtataaaagtataacatattattggtTGCTTGAATTCCTGTTActgtcttaaaaattataaattaatataatttatattataaaactattataactttaagtgTCCCAgtattgttattgattttaaatttaactattgaaattcatatcaaaaaatttaataataaaaaaataattcagtcTTAGAAaggataaaattatgttatacacatgaataatatagaaaGTAAATACTTCTCCATATTTCACACATTGTGATTaagacttattattatatactttgtatattattgaaattaagttatcattatttactatctatctattataacaataataacatatccCACTTGTGGACAGTCATTGTATGTTAAGAAATTGTTTAGTatctattgtaaaaaattaaagtacctattaaaatagagttttaataataatttattggaatagtataaatatttataagtttgcTACGAAAAAAACTGATGGATTACACAAATGATCACCAAATGCTTAGAAATTAATGGTAACATTTCTACTAGGTATAATGTTttcttatgtttaaaaattattattattattaataacatccaaatatgttataggtacttagtttttaaataattaaaaccaatttaaatGCCAttgatcattaaattaaaacattaataattaattttagtttcttaTAATGATAGTTTAGTTtagaacttaataatttattaatccaataaattattatctaggtAATCTTAGCATTAGgagattatttaaatgttcagTGTCATGCTTGTATTGGTGGTGTCAAAATTGGCGAAGACgtgagaaaattaaattttggccAACACATTGTTTCTGGAACTCCTGGACGTGTGTTTggtatgtatagtattatacatttattatataaaaaaaataaaaacatattgataaaataaatataaaaactttacatatttttttgtatagatatGATAAGAAGAAAATTATTGCATACACGTAACATAAAAACTTTAGTGTTAGATGAAGCAGATGAAATGTTAAACCAAGGATTCaagaaacaaatatataacatatatcgTTTCTTGCCACCTGCTACTcaggtataattaaatttgacattattttaattttaattgtttaattttatttatttccttaGGTTATCTTAGTATCTGCTACACTGCCCCATGAAATATTAGAAATGACCAATAAGTTCATGACCAATCCTTTTAGGATAATAGTTAAACGGTTTgtgtaaacttatttttttagaattaaaaagtcgaatattaatattcattttatttttagtgatgAACTAACTCTTGAAGAAATAAAACAGTTCTTTGTAGCAGTTGAACAAGAGGAATGGAAATTTGACACATTGTGTGATCTGTATGATACTCTAACAATAACTAaagcaataattttttgttgcaCAAGAAAGAAGGTTTGTGattagatttaaaacaaatgaaaattattactaacttATATCACATTAAAATTGTCTATTTAGGTGGACTGGCTCACTGAGAAGATGCGAGAAGCTAATTTCACAGTCAGTTCAATGCATGGAGATATGCCACAAAAAGAGAGAGACGTAATAATGAAAGAATTTCATACTGGACAAACGTAAGTATTTCCTAGCAATTAGTATATCAGACTTATAAGAGAATGTGAACTTAAAAGTCcatacaaaataatgcttGATAATAAGAGTAATTTTAGTGGtctaaaaattgttgtacaatatcattttgatttaaatataatatgtcatgttATACACAAAACAtcataaatcacaaaaatagaaatagtattaatgttattaacaaaaaaattaaggagttgtattcaaaaataataatgattaattaatataaatactgatGTACCTTCTAATTACTTTAATGTGACAATTTTATTCCTTACCAGTCTGcagtataatatctatatggaCTATACgtcttgtttatattttatatgaaataatagctATGTTTAATAGCTAATGTTTCTAATAATGAAAaccaaataacaaattttaatctttaccagatattattgtattgaaaaatttattattttgtggaaATTCTCTAttcatagaattaaaatattttaaaaatgtatgagtaAAGCCCCCCACAGGGTTCCTTTGGTATAATATTGAGGTGTGGCTATATCcctttaagatttagtgttatGTGCCCCACTGGTCAGCACACTTCATAGTAATAAGAGGTcctttttgttataaataaaaacaattagtttCTATCATTCATTTCTAATTAGGGTTTTGcctacttttattaaataaattttattgctttatatattattaacttaggTTTGTAAGACCGTCTATTATGTTTAAGATAAATCTTATATCAAGTTTTTAGATTAGATttctactatatattatattttttgaacatttgcAGAAGAGTTTTAATTACTACGGACATTTTGGCTCGTGGTATTGATGTTCAACAAGTTTCATTGgtcataaattatgatttacctAACAGTCGTGAATTGTATATACacaggtaaattatttttatcgggTACGATAGGACATATGGATTATGTCTTGTTGTTGTCAGATTAGTTAACagtaaaatgattaatgattgGTGAAAAAGCAAATACATTTGTAACAAAATTCATATCCTACTTATTGTTCAACATTTCTTTTTCTTACTCTAGACCAtccttatttgtttatattcaatataattttatatatacaggaTTGGCCGTTCTGGAAGATTTGGTCGCAAAGGTGTggcaattaattttgtaaaaatggaAGATATTAAGATTTTACGCGATATCGAACAGTATTATTCGACACAGATCGATGAAATGCCTATGAATGGTGAGCATAATAAATGCAATCAATATTAATGGTTTTGCACGTGTCTATTTTGaactgcataatataaaatttttaataacaccaatattattattttcagttgCGGACTTGATTTGAATGACCAGAATCCAGATTTTTACACCTTTaccgtattttttaaatcattatttattaccaatgCCTATACCCAGGAtggagtatatttaaaaattttatcagtataatatgtaaacaatacatttattaattactttttttaataatatggagataaaaatagtgtatgtataataaaatacacactaATTTTAATCCATATTTTAGAGTTATAAGAagcctttcttttttttataattatacagtttaaGTTAATAACAGTAGAATATAAGCTCGTTGTCAAAgtgtatgtactatattatattctctatattgtttacttacaattatgtttattaataaaaatatcctaaataatgtatcaatataagaaaatatatcttaagaaaaccaaaataatttttagaattttgtaatttaactataacaacattaatcatattatcatacataatgaatatattcaatatcaccattgtatcaataaaaaattatgattataattttataagagtAAAAAATGGCTTATAGGATTAGATTTTAGTcatttttaccatttatacTCTACAGGCTAttgtttattgtgtataaacaaaattatttgataacatatatttaaaattttatttttaaaaaactgtataaataacaatttttagtttatctgTAGAGAGTGATTGGAAAATTTTCAGTCACCAAGTGATCGTCAACAAAAATTACTGAAATGTTGACTTCAaactctgaaaaaaaaatcatatt
Proteins encoded in this region:
- the LOC114119009 gene encoding eukaryotic initiation factor 4A-III-like, whose protein sequence is MAVQCQVVDLSHVDFNTSDGVEVLSSFEDMNLREDLIRGMYAYGFEQPSAIQQRAIMPMIKGRDVIAQAQSGTGKTATISIAMLQSIDFELRDTQVLCLSPTRELAIQIQKVILALGDYLNVQCHACIGGVKIGEDVRKLNFGQHIVSGTPGRVFDMIRRKLLHTRNIKTLVLDEADEMLNQGFKKQIYNIYRFLPPATQVILVSATLPHEILEMTNKFMTNPFRIIVKRDELTLEEIKQFFVAVEQEEWKFDTLCDLYDTLTITKAIIFCCTRKKVDWLTEKMREANFTVSSMHGDMPQKERDVIMKEFHTGQTRVLITTDILARGIDVQQVSLVINYDLPNSRELYIHRIGRSGRFGRKGVAINFVKMEDIKILRDIEQYYSTQIDEMPMNVADLI